The proteins below come from a single Papaver somniferum cultivar HN1 chromosome 11, ASM357369v1, whole genome shotgun sequence genomic window:
- the LOC113321974 gene encoding 50S ribosomal protein L10, chloroplastic-like has protein sequence MESSLCTLQSSLSSSFKSSFVIPKTHSSIQHNKQRKSMSINAAISRTKKEETVETVKQQLENCHLLAGIKYKGLTVKQFQDLRKSLPDNVNLIVAKNTLVGKAIEGTPWEALKPCMKGMNAWMFVHTEEIPGAIKPYRNFQKEKKLEDNDFTGAVFEGKFYGPDEFKSLETMPTRAEIYAKLLGSLQSPASALVGTLQAPARDLVMVLKAYVKKLEEENGGAQ, from the coding sequence ATGGAGTCTTCACTCTGCACATTACAATCAAGTCTGTCATCAAGTTTCAAAAGCTCATTCGTAATACCCAAAACCCATTCCTCAATTCAACACAACAAACAAAGAAAGTCTATGTCTATTAATGCAGCAATAAGTAGAACAAAGAAAGAAGAAACGGTAGAAACAGTGAAACAACAACTGGAGAACTGCCACCTTCTCGCTGGTATCAAATACAAAGGATTAACAGTAAAACAATTTCAGGATTTAAGAAAATCATTACCAGATAATGTTAACCTAATTGTTGCTAAAAACACACTAGTTGGTAAAGCTATTGAAGGTACTCCATGGGAAGCATTGAAACCATGTATGAAAGGTATGAATGCTTGGATGTTTGTTCACACTGAAGAAATACCTGGTGCTATTAAACCTTACAGGAATTTCCAGAAAGAGAAGAAACTTGAAGATAATGATTTTACTGGTGCTGTTTTTGAGGGCAAATTTTATGGTCCTGATGAGTTTAAGTCGTTAGAGACAATGCCTACAAGAGCTGAGATCTATGCTAAGTTGTTGGGATCACTTCAGAGTCCTGCTTCAGCTTTGGTTGGTACACTTCAAGCTCCAGCTAGGGATTTGGTTATGGTTTTGAAAGCTTATGTCAAGAAATTGGAGGAGGAAAACGGTGGTGCCCAATAG
- the LOC113321973 gene encoding enoyl-[acyl-carrier-protein] reductase, mitochondrial-like isoform X2, whose amino-acid sequence MAASARILVLKHLHGRTSCYFNSVRSNRMVSIRAYSSKLSPPSKGVVYEQYGSPDEVTRIQGVYPVRPPLPAVGGYEGVGKVHDFGSAVKGLSLGDLIIPSPPSSGAWQTYVVKEESLWHKIDKDVPLEFASTVTVNPLTALLMLDDFVTLNPGDAIVQNGSTSIVGQCVIQLAKLRGVHSINIIRDRAGAEDVKERLKKLGADEVYTESQLEVKNVKGFLGALPEPALGFNCVGGNSSSSVLKFLRQGGTMVTYGGMSKKPVTVSTSAFIFKDLTLRGFWLQKLMNTDRAVDCRVMIDYLLSLMRDGKLKYEMELVPFDKFVVALDKALGKLGSHPKQILKF is encoded by the exons ATGGCGGCGTCTGCTAGAATTCTGGTGTTAAAACATCTCCATGGAAGAACATCATGCTATTTCAACAGTGTACGGAGTAATCGGATGGTCAGTATTAGAGCTTACTCTTCAAAATTATCTCCGCCATCAAAAGGTGTTGTGTATGAACAATATGGATCACCTGATGAAGTTACCAG AATTCAAGGTGTATACCCAGTTAGACCTCCACTTCCTGCAGTTGGAGGGTATGAGGGTGTTGGGAAAGTACATGATTTTGGGTCTGCTGTAAAGGGGTTGTCTCTTGGTGATTTGATCATACCATCTCCTCCTTCATCTG GAGCTTGGCAGACTTATGTTGTGAAAGAGGAGAGCCTGTGGCACAAAATTGATAAAGACGTACCGTTAGAATTTGCTTCGACCGTCACTGTAAATCCTTTGACGGCATTACTTATGTTGGATGACTTTGTTACACTTAATCCAG GGGATGCTATTGTGCAAAATGGCTCAACAAGCATCGTCGGCCAGTGTGTTATCCAGCTTGCAAAACTTCGAGGTGTTCACAGCATTAATATTATTAGAGACAG AGCTGGGGCAGAGGATGTGAAAGAAAGGCTTAAGAAACTTGGCGCAGATGAAGTGTACACGGAGAGCCAGTTGGAAGTAAAAAACGTCAAGGGTTTCCTG GGTGCCTTACCGGAGCCTGCATTGGGATTTAACTGCGTCGGGGGTAATTCCTCTTCTTCAGTCCTCAAATTTTTGAG GCAGGGTGGGACTATGGTAACTTATGGTGGTATGTCTAAAAAGCCTGTTACAGTATCTACTTCAGCTTTCATATTTAAG GATCTTACTTTACGGGGTTTCTGGTTGCAAAAATTGATGAACACGGATAGAGCCGTAGACTGCAGAGTTATGATAGATTACCTTTTGAGTCTAATGCGTGACGGGAAGTTAAAATATGA AATGGAGCTAGTTCCTTTCGACAAGTTCGTTGTGGCATTGGATAAAGCACTGGGAAAATTAGGAAGCCATCCTaaacaaattctcaaattttag
- the LOC113321973 gene encoding enoyl-[acyl-carrier-protein] reductase, mitochondrial-like isoform X1: MAASARILVLKHLHGRTSCYFNSVRSNRMVSIRAYSSKLSPPSKGVVYEQYGSPDEVTRVIDLPPVEIKENDVCVKMLASPINPSDINRIQGVYPVRPPLPAVGGYEGVGKVHDFGSAVKGLSLGDLIIPSPPSSGAWQTYVVKEESLWHKIDKDVPLEFASTVTVNPLTALLMLDDFVTLNPGDAIVQNGSTSIVGQCVIQLAKLRGVHSINIIRDRAGAEDVKERLKKLGADEVYTESQLEVKNVKGFLGALPEPALGFNCVGGNSSSSVLKFLRQGGTMVTYGGMSKKPVTVSTSAFIFKDLTLRGFWLQKLMNTDRAVDCRVMIDYLLSLMRDGKLKYEMELVPFDKFVVALDKALGKLGSHPKQILKF; encoded by the exons ATGGCGGCGTCTGCTAGAATTCTGGTGTTAAAACATCTCCATGGAAGAACATCATGCTATTTCAACAGTGTACGGAGTAATCGGATGGTCAGTATTAGAGCTTACTCTTCAAAATTATCTCCGCCATCAAAAGGTGTTGTGTATGAACAATATGGATCACCTGATGAAGTTACCAG AGTGATTGATTTACCTCCAGTTGAAATTAAAGAAAATGATGTATGTGTTAAAATGCTTGCTTCTCCAATTAATCCATCTGATATCAACAGAATTCAAGGTGTATACCCAGTTAGACCTCCACTTCCTGCAGTTGGAGGGTATGAGGGTGTTGGGAAAGTACATGATTTTGGGTCTGCTGTAAAGGGGTTGTCTCTTGGTGATTTGATCATACCATCTCCTCCTTCATCTG GAGCTTGGCAGACTTATGTTGTGAAAGAGGAGAGCCTGTGGCACAAAATTGATAAAGACGTACCGTTAGAATTTGCTTCGACCGTCACTGTAAATCCTTTGACGGCATTACTTATGTTGGATGACTTTGTTACACTTAATCCAG GGGATGCTATTGTGCAAAATGGCTCAACAAGCATCGTCGGCCAGTGTGTTATCCAGCTTGCAAAACTTCGAGGTGTTCACAGCATTAATATTATTAGAGACAG AGCTGGGGCAGAGGATGTGAAAGAAAGGCTTAAGAAACTTGGCGCAGATGAAGTGTACACGGAGAGCCAGTTGGAAGTAAAAAACGTCAAGGGTTTCCTG GGTGCCTTACCGGAGCCTGCATTGGGATTTAACTGCGTCGGGGGTAATTCCTCTTCTTCAGTCCTCAAATTTTTGAG GCAGGGTGGGACTATGGTAACTTATGGTGGTATGTCTAAAAAGCCTGTTACAGTATCTACTTCAGCTTTCATATTTAAG GATCTTACTTTACGGGGTTTCTGGTTGCAAAAATTGATGAACACGGATAGAGCCGTAGACTGCAGAGTTATGATAGATTACCTTTTGAGTCTAATGCGTGACGGGAAGTTAAAATATGA AATGGAGCTAGTTCCTTTCGACAAGTTCGTTGTGGCATTGGATAAAGCACTGGGAAAATTAGGAAGCCATCCTaaacaaattctcaaattttag
- the LOC113322133 gene encoding uncharacterized protein LOC113322133 yields the protein MNMKLSFFLKMSVCAKSVTSSSVRKKKNLSKRTTRLENGFEKLLGSVNAIDDAVKDHKRMRSTMDLKEFKKVVGKDGNFSGTAEPTEADKWLIGIKKEFEALQIPNEKKVRLATYLFEGDAEHWWRSVKRMEDVSSICWEKFVELFLNKYFPPTGKALKCAEFPALRQGSMTVMQLDQKFVELERYGTHLVPNAELRARKFEDALRPSIRNQVVGHVHMNYNDVLKAALAIEASMIKAHNEREENEVKKRKINDSPSSRKRISPGSDTNKERPRTCYRCKENDHLIKDCPVPAPDAPMKLQNANPLQQPNTQKQNSYVRQPYYPRNNTHPFQPRQQNFQGNAASPFQPRQQNIQGKLNSITEVKGEPENAVIEGNFQIFSTRANILFDTGATHSFISLHLAAYLGLKLDPLGSILNLSSPLGSVVSLNKICKECEMTLGNHRVSIDLIPMRMQEYDVIVGMDWMSQNQAILCCAEKRVSFVTEDRILVSVQGEKWKVINPSIPGMKRGDETEKHMALLAHLTEGDEVVDTGKEVLVVREFADVFPDSFPGLPPKREIDFEIKLQPGTSPISIPPYRMAPK from the coding sequence ATGAATATGAAGCTTAGTTTCTTTTTGAAGATGTCCGTGTGCGCAAAATCTGTAACGTCGAGCTCTGTACGCAAGAAAAAGAATCTCAGCAAGAGGACAACACGCCTTGAGAATGGTTTTGAAAAACTGTTGGGTTCTGTCAACGCTATTGATGATGCCGTAAAAGACCATAAACGGATGAGATCTACTATGGACTTGAAGGAATTCAAGAAGGTGGTAGGTAAGGACGGGAACTTTAGTGGGACAGCAGAACCTACCGAGGCAGACAAATGGTTGATAGGCATTAAGAAAGAGTTTGAAGCGTTACAAATTCCGAATGAGAAGAAGGTTAGACTTGCCACTTATCTGTTTGAGGGAGATGCCGAACATTGGTGGAGATCTGTCAAGCGCATGGAAGATGTCAGCAGCATATGCTGGGAGAAGTTTGTGGAGCTATTTCTTAATAAGTACTTTCCACCGACAGGTAAGGCATTAAAGTGTGCTGAATTTCCTGCGTTGAGACAAGGAAGTATGACGGTTATGCAGCTGGATCAGAAATTCGTTGAACTTGAACGTTACGGAACACATCTCGTCCCCAACGCGGAATTAAGGGCTCGCAAATTTGAAGACGCATTGAGGCCAAGTATTCGTAACCAAGTCGTTGGACACGTGCACATGAATTATAATGATGTCTTAAAGGCAGCACTGGCAATTGAGGCTAGCATGATCAAAGCACACAATGAAAGGGAAGAAAACGAAGTcaagaaaaggaaaataaatgaCTCTCCATCTAGTCGAAAACGTATCAGTCCCGGGTCGGACACCAACAAAGAAAGACCCAGGACCTGTTACCGATGTAAAGAAAATGACCACCTTATAAAGGACTGTCCTGTTCCAGCACCAGATGCACCAATGAAGCTACAAAACGCAAACCCACTTCAACAACCAAATACACAGAAACAAAATTCATACGTCAGGCAGCCTTATTATCCTCGCAACAACACCCACCCTTTCCAGCCAAGGCAACAAAATTTCCAAGGGAATGCTGCATCACCTTTCCAGCCACGACAACAAAACATCCAAGGGAAGCTGAATAGTATTACTGAAGTCAAAGGAGAACCAGAAAATGCAGTGATTGAGGGTAATTTTCAAATTTTTAGTACTCGTGCTAACATTTTATTTGACACCGGTGCTACTCATTCATTTATATCTCTCCATTTAGCTGCATATTTAGGTTTGAAACTTGACCCCTTAGGATCCATTTTGAACTTATCTTCGCCACTTGGGAGTGTGGTAAGTCTCAATAAAATTTGCAAGGAATGTGAGATGACGCTGGGAAACCACAGGGTGAGTATCGATCTTATACCTATGAGAATGCAGGAGTACGATGTTATCGTAGGTATGGACTGGATGTCGCAGAATCAGGCTATTTTATGTTGTGCTGAGAAGAGAGTTTCTTTTGTGACGGAGGATAGAATTCTCGTATCTGTTCAAGGCGAGAAATGGAAAGTGATAAACCCATCAATTCCAGGAATGAAGAGAGGAGATGAAACCGAAAAACACATGGCTCTTCTCGCTCATCTTACTGAAGGTGACGAGGTCGTTGATACAGGAAAAGAAGTTCTAGTGGTTAGAGAGTTTGCTGATGTCTTTCCAGATTCCTTTCCgggattgcctccaaagagggaGATTGATTTTGAGATTAAGCTACAGCCAGGAACATCACCAATATCCATACCACCTTATCGTATGGCTCCGAAATAA
- the LOC113324533 gene encoding uncharacterized protein LOC113324533 — protein MTLSFNPRPGIKRFGKKNKLSPRYIGPFEILERVGEVAYRLALPPQLADVHNVFHVSMLRRYNADPSHVIEWRDLQLNDDTSYVEKPLWIAGTREHVLRTKTIKMVKVIWQHQPLEEATWELESDVRDKYPELL, from the coding sequence ATGACATTATCATTTAATCCAAGACCCGGTATCAAGAGATTCGGGAAGAAAAATAAGTTGTCTCCTCGTTATATTGGACCTTTTGAGATTCTTGAAAGGGTTGGTGAAGTCGCATATCGCCTAGCTTTGCCACCACAGTTAGCGGATGTGCACAACGTGTTCCATGTATCTATGCTACGGAGATACAACGCAGACCCATCACATGTTATTGAGTGGAGAGACTTGCAGCTGAACGACGATACAAGTTACGTTGAAAAACCATTATGGATTGCTGGTACAAGGGAGCATGTTCTCCGGACGAAAACAATTAAGATGGTGAAAGTGATATGGCAACATCAGCCTCTTGAAGAAGCTACTTGGGAGCTCGAGTCCGACGTGAGAGACAAGTATCCGGAGCTACTTTAA